Within the bacterium genome, the region GTCACTACTCGGCCGAACGCAACCGGACTCCCGGAGCCCTCCTCCGATCTCTTTGAGTCCATCCGACTGCAACCTTTCGGCGCGGAGTTGCGCCAGACCTACCTACGCAAATGGGCCGATGTGAACAACGTCCAGCGCGTCAAGCGGCGGCTGCTGGCCCGCGTGTTTCTCGGCGGTGACGCCGAGGAACACATCGCGCAGCTGGCCATCAACCCGATGCAACTGACGATCTTGCTGTACCTCGTCAACAAGCTCGGCGAGGCCATCCCCACCGCCCGCACCCCCCTCTACACGGCCTACCTAGAGACCTTGCTCGGACGCGAGGTCGACAACCACCAGATCGCCCGCGATCACATTCCCTACGTCCAAGAGACCACTGCCTACCTCGGGTGGCGCATGCAGTCCGGCGTCGAGACCAACCCGAACGCCGGCCGCATGAACATCAAGCACATCAAACGAGCGATGCTGGTCTATCTCGACGAAGTCGAGGGACCGGCCGACCTCGTCGACAAGCTGTTCTCGGCAGTGTCCGACCGGTTTTGGGCACTGTCTAGTAAGACCGAGGAAACCGGCTCTCCGTCCCGATCTGTGGGTGATCATTTGACGTTTCGGCCGGGGAGGGCGGGCCGGTAGCCGCCGAGGGAGAGCATGGCCAGGGCGATGAGGGCGTCGGTGGACTTGAAGCCGAAGGCGATGCGGGTGATCAGCCGGATCTTGGTGTTGGTGGACTCGATCAGTGCGTTGGACAGGTCGTGTTCGAGGGCGGCGTCAATGGTGGCGCGGTGCCGGCGGATCTTGCGGCCGAGGTCGACGAACGTGGGTATGCGGCAGCGGGCGGCCCAGGACAGCCAGCGGTCCAGGGCCTGCTTGCCGGCGTCGCCTTTGACTTTGACTACGTGACGCAGGCCTTCCTTGAGCAGGTAGGCGCGGTAGAGCATCGGGTGGCTGGTGGCGATCCAGGCCAGCTTCTCGGCCTGCCGTTCGGTGAGGTCTTCGGGGTTCTTCCACAACGCGTACCGGGCTCCTTTGAGCGCCCGGGCCCGCTCGTGCCCGGGTCGGGCCGGGGCATCGGACCGCGGGCGGCCCCGCGGCCGCTTGTCCTCGCCACGGGCCAGCGCGCGGGCCTGGTTCCACACGGCCCGGCGCACCTCATCGAGCGCCTCGGTGGCCCAGGCGATGACATGGAACGCATCGGCGCACTGGATGGCGTTCGGGCAGCGTTCGGCGACCACCGCGGCGATCCAGTCGGCGGCGTCGGCGGACACGTGCGTGATCATCTGACAGCGCTCGGGACCGAGGACGTCGAAGAAGGTCCGCAGCGTGGCCTTGTCCCGCCCGGGCGCGGCCCAGATCAGCTTGCGGGCATCGTGATCGACGACCACCGTCAGGTACTTGTGTCCGCGCTTATAGCTGATCTCGTCGATGCCGATCCGGCGCAGTCCGGCGAACCGATCAGTTCCGGCCATCGCGTCCTCGGCGACCCGGGTGATGATCGCGCCCACCGTGCGCCAGGCGATGCGCATCAACTGCACCACCGCGGACTTCGAGGCCGCCACC harbors:
- a CDS encoding ISL3 family transposase, which gives rise to MRNARVWRALLGVEKAVIEGVEFDEDEQLLVVRARPVRGERGRCGVCRRRCAGYDAGQGRRRWRCLDLGSIRAVLESDAPRVSCREHGVVVAAVPWARHGAGHTRFFDDQVAWLAVAASKSAVVQLMRIAWRTVGAIITRVAEDAMAGTDRFAGLRRIGIDEISYKRGHKYLTVVVDHDARKLIWAAPGRDKATLRTFFDVLGPERCQMITHVSADAADWIAAVVAERCPNAIQCADAFHVIAWATEALDEVRRAVWNQARALARGEDKRPRGRPRSDAPARPGHERARALKGARYALWKNPEDLTERQAEKLAWIATSHPMLYRAYLLKEGLRHVVKVKGDAGKQALDRWLSWAARCRIPTFVDLGRKIRRHRATIDAALEHDLSNALIESTNTKIRLITRIAFGFKSTDALIALAMLSLGGYRPALPGRNVK